A window of the Streptomyces finlayi genome harbors these coding sequences:
- a CDS encoding ParB/RepB/Spo0J family partition protein, translating into MSERRRGLGRGLGALIPAAPQERQVGSLGSGPGANHVRTAERGVAAAKVTTLPTAPVVPEPSAPVAEPEAAAEMRDAAGAYFAEVLLGSITPNPKQPREVFDEDALAELVTSIKEVGLLQPVVVRKVADDRYELIMGERRWRACREAGLERIPAIVRATDDEKLLLDALLENLHRAQLNPLEEAAAYDQLLRDFKCTHDQLADRIGRSRPQVSNTLRLLRLSPPVQRRVAAGVLSAGHARALLSVDDSEEQDRLAHRIVAEGLSVRAVEEIVTLLGSTPASSAKPKGPRAGGRLSPALRDLATRLSDRFETRVKVDLGQKKGKIVVEFASMEDLDRILGSLAPGEGRVLDRVLAEEPAEGAEGDED; encoded by the coding sequence GTGAGTGAGCGTCGTAGAGGGCTGGGACGTGGGCTCGGTGCGCTGATCCCCGCTGCACCGCAGGAGCGACAGGTCGGGTCCCTCGGGTCCGGGCCGGGCGCGAATCATGTACGCACCGCCGAGCGGGGTGTGGCCGCGGCCAAGGTGACCACGTTGCCGACTGCGCCGGTGGTGCCGGAGCCCAGTGCTCCTGTCGCCGAGCCGGAGGCGGCAGCCGAGATGCGGGATGCGGCCGGAGCGTACTTCGCCGAGGTTCTTCTGGGGTCGATCACCCCGAACCCCAAGCAGCCACGTGAGGTGTTCGACGAGGACGCGCTTGCCGAGCTGGTCACCTCGATCAAGGAGGTGGGTCTCCTCCAGCCCGTCGTGGTGCGAAAGGTGGCGGACGACCGCTACGAGCTCATCATGGGCGAGCGGCGCTGGAGGGCGTGTCGTGAGGCAGGTCTGGAGCGGATTCCCGCGATCGTGCGGGCGACCGACGACGAGAAGCTCCTTCTCGACGCTCTCCTGGAGAACCTTCACCGTGCCCAGCTGAATCCCCTGGAAGAGGCGGCGGCGTACGACCAGCTGCTGAGGGACTTCAAGTGCACGCACGATCAGCTGGCTGACCGGATCGGCCGGTCCCGTCCGCAGGTCTCCAACACACTGCGGCTTCTGCGGCTCTCACCGCCGGTGCAGCGCCGGGTCGCGGCAGGCGTGCTGTCGGCCGGTCACGCACGGGCCCTGCTCTCGGTGGACGACTCGGAGGAGCAGGACCGACTGGCCCACCGCATCGTCGCTGAAGGGCTGTCGGTGCGGGCCGTGGAGGAGATCGTGACTCTGCTGGGGTCCACCCCTGCGAGTTCCGCCAAGCCGAAGGGGCCACGTGCGGGCGGCCGGCTGTCCCCGGCTCTGAGGGATCTGGCGACTCGGCTCTCGGACCGCTTCGAGACGCGGGTAAAGGTCGACCTCGGTCAGAAGAAGGGCAAGATCGTCGTCGAGTTCGCCTCGATGGAGGATCTGGACCGCATTCTCGGCAGCCTCGCCCCGGGTGAGGGGCGTGTGCTGGACCGGGTACTCGCCGAAGAGCCCGCCGAGGGCGCCGAGGGCGACGAGGACTGA